The Montipora foliosa isolate CH-2021 chromosome 1, ASM3666993v2, whole genome shotgun sequence DNA segment AACCGgcgcctaaagaaaagttttttttttatacgaAGGATGCGAAGAAACCCATTGATCACGAAAAGATCGACACGATAGATTCGATCGACACGATGGAAACGATGCGAACGCTTGATTCATGTAGAAGGGCACGAAACGAAAGAAACGATCCGAACAGATCCGAACGCCGTTTTGCACCAAACAAACCATTCGAACCAAACGCACCACATATTGTAAACGTTATAAACTGTAGAATTCTTTCAAAAATCTGTTCTCGTGTAACGGAAGTGGACTAAAATCGGGCACAACCAGAAACGTGCTTTCTTTGTTTATTCTGGTCTCCTGGAATCAATGTATGATAGGACGTGAAATAACCAATCTTCCGTGGTAATGGTATGTCAAGAGGCTCTCGGAGTAGTGAGAAAATTCAGAACAAAGTGTAAAAAAGTGTAGATATTTTCGTAACTCGCGTGTGGCAGGCAATAGCGTGCGCTAAGCCAAAATGTTCTTAAGGAAGACCTGGTCGAGGCTGGGGTGGCCGTGGGAGGTGGTAGAACTAAGAAGATATTTGTGCTGAGCTATTCTTATTGTTGAAGAGATCTGGAACTGGATATTTACTTCCGGTAAGGCTATTGTCTTCTTCAACCAAACACAGTGCACTTGAAGCCTCTCATTTGTCGGTGCTGACCAAGAGGAacgtgggctctgggaacgagattgagaCGTAGAGAAAAGCATACACGAGTTCGCCATAGAGGTAGTTTGATTTTAACTAGTGACTTTTGGTCAGAAAAGTGCTAACTTTACAGGGATCCTACACCAAAAATAACTTGAAGTTATATTATGCTGATTTCAAATATATGCTTGAAATTGTCCAATAAAAGTATTTACCAAAAACTTACTTCCAATCAAGAGTCTTGCAATATTTTAACATATTGCAGCGTCTATACGCAACctgaaacaaaaatatataaacTGTCTTCAGATGATTCCCTCCAGTTTTCAAGAGCATGTTCCTATTTCACTTggtcaaaatttattttaaagtgcacctaatgAATGAAAAATGTTCATCGTTTAATGACTTCTAGATATCAGTATACGATATCAAAATTTTACATCAGGGtgtaggtgcactttaaaataaattctacCAAATCGCAGTGACGTACTAAAACGAACAAAAAACTGTAAAGTAAGATAAATATTTAAGCAATAAAAACCAGTTTTCCGTGTTCAATACTCTGATCCAAACACGCGCGATGTTGAGAGAGTAGGCAAACCACGACGCGAAGCGAAGTGGTTTACAGCTTCTTAAGTGTTTTCTCAACATCGCAAGTGTTTTGATCAGAGTATCAAACACAGGAAAACTGTTTTTAATACTATTATAAAATAACAGCAGCAAAAATTagcaaaaatcaatgaaaagtaCGGTTTAACTTGAAAAATCTGCGCGAGCATGCTTGATACTCTCATCAAATATGGCTTTCTGACCAATCAGAGTGCGCATTATATCCAAGTTATTTTATAAAACagaataataacaacaaaattaatttgaagcTTATTAGAAAAGGATCCTTATGCACAGAAAAAAACCACACAAgcaaattttacaagaaaatttGATTCGCAAGTCAGCCTAAAACCAACAGAAACTGTGAAGTAAGATAAAAGTAAACACCGATTAACATGTTTATTAACAATCCAAATGTTGACATTTCATCGGTCAAATGTATCACAAAAACGAGACAGAACTGTTAAAtttgaaacaaacgtttacgctTCAAGGTGCTCGCAAATGGTAGTAATGGCATATATAAATGAATTTACTTACGTGTTTTGTTGCGACATGGTATTTGAAGCTTCCTTTACAATTATTTGCATACAGGACCCACAGCAAAATAAGACCCACAGCATACCCACAGCAAATAAGAGATGGCCTACAACAACATACTGTTAATATACAATGTAAGCTCTACGACttcaaagaataaaatataTTCCTATTCTTGGCTCTCACTCATTTCTACACCGAATTATAAAGTAGTTACAGGAAAAAAGACGGCAGCTGTGAGCCAGAGTCCCGAGGACTATATGGGCGCATTTTGGTGTAAGAGGAAAGCAAGAAAACTTCAACTCGCGCAATGAACACTTCTAgtctgcaaaaaatgaaaatggccGCGCGTATGTCATGTTTGCCGAGTCAAACCCCATAAAGATGAGAATATCTCCTATAAAGCTTCAAGGAAGGATGGTCGTTCCAAGAATGGTGGCGACTAGTAAGAAAAATGTCCAGCTGGCGTTTCCGAACGACCAAGCAGAGCAATAAAAGTCCATGGTTTGAAAATCTTAAAAACTTACAAACTTTGTTGACGAACACTTTGAACTAGTCTTCCCACTTCAACTTCACTTGTGTTTGCACGGTTATCCTCAGTTTTCCCAAAATGAACTCGTCCTTGTATCTCTAGTTCCATGTCATAGTTTAAATCAAGGCTGTAAACGTTTCCTAAAACATTTTCACGCAAGTTGTCAACAAAGTAAAACGCTTTTTGATACCGTACGTCTCGACTGGTTTCGACGTTTGTACATGTTGATTATTCATCAAAAAGTCGCTCATGCGTTCAGCGTTTTGACAGCttcaaagccaatgaaattGAACTTAATGTCCAGCAAGggggacttttgtctgattggttgataatttgcttgtgcccaggcttttttgataTCTTTGCCTTATACCTGAATTGCGGACCTACAATTTAGCATTCGACCAAATAGAGTTCTGCGAAACGTGCTAGATGGACCATACCATGCCAGGCAGAGGGTAGTGGGGAGGATGTTGCAACGATGGGAGAGGATGTAGGAGCGGAAGAGCGGAAAGACCAGTTCTTAAGAACTGTCGAAAGATTACAGTTATCCACAGTTAAATACACACAAACTCAGTTAAAGAATTTTGTGTGCTAGGAACGCTCAGTTATGTGAGGAAGCTCTCCGTCCCTCGATTCATTCAGTCACgatagaaatcgagagcgaataatctaattgttttagtataaatctaCTAGTCGTCGTCTtcaacgagaaatgctgtgggaacacgaaaCGCAGgtgagtgtttccacagctttttcgagttctcccaaacttacacgagtgtttctatttaacaattagattatgagctcaaGATTTCTATCGCGTGATACTTGACGAGGGCGCAGCCCAAGTCAACTATCGCTCATTAGTATAAATTTACCATAGTCTATTGTGAATctgtgaatttgattggctatattACCGttttctatttaaacaatagagggCGCTTACCATTCAaccaaaaattccagttttcgCGCTAACGGACAGCAAGCTTTAACTCTTATGCTAGCTTCTGGCACATGAAATATAGCCTTCAGCAAGCTAAGAGGTACCAATAATACCTCCAGAAAGTTAATACCAGCAAAGAATTATTAGCATTATAAACATACATAAAtacttgcagccgcaagatggcaggattccatgtcccgtggacagaaatcttgaattttttttaacttcccacattgattttttgttcaattttcgatgcatgacgtggcatgtgattcgcgtgcgcagtaaggatgcgcagaaacaattggcgcgaacgtccttaagattgGGAAATTTatactttaaaatttcaattcaaCAGCAAGAACGTCTGTGCACAGCATAATAAGTGATTTTGCAACGAGCTGGTTATCTATTATATTCCATTGCCACTCATTTCAATCCACGTTTTCATCACACTAGTTAATTGGAGGTATTATTGGTACCTCTTAGCTTGCTGAAGGCTAGGTTAAATATTTCATGTGCCAGAAGCTAGCATAAGAGTTACAGCTTGCTGTCCGTTAGCGcgaaaactggaatttttggtCGAATGGTAAGCGccctctattgtttaaatagaaaaCGGTaatatagccaatcaaattcacagATTTACAATAGACTATAATTTATACTAATGAGCGATAGTTGACTTGGGCTGCGCCCTCGTCAAGTATCACGCGATAGAAATCttgagctcataatctaattgttaaatagaaacactcgtgtaagtttgggagaactcgaaaaagctgtggaaacactcacCTGCGtttcgtgttcccacagcatttctcgttgaAGACGACGACTAGtagatttatactaaaacaattagattattcgctctcgatttctatcGTGACTGAATGAATCGAGGGACGGAGAGCTTCCTCACATAACTGAGCGTTCCTAGCACACAAAAttctttaacagaagcaggttgaagtacagctctggtgtggttcattcacataaccttcccaactacttttgtctatgattgtagctgttcctattgtagacactATATATGAGCATACATGACGGTTAAAGAAGAACGGATGACTCTTATTTGCATATATTCGTGATACGCGTATCATGAACCCTGTGCCTGGAGGCGTGGTGGACGTGAAATTGAACATGGCTGACGAAGTATTTCGGAGGACATTAACGCAATTCAGCACTATGAGTCCAAGTTTTTTTCCTATAAAGCTCAAAGAAAAGAGTTTTCCCGTTGTTGGCTGTAGTTTTAGCCACACTCCCTTTTTgttggattattattatttagaccCCAGCAGTGTGGTAAGTAAGCTTATCTATGTTTCATCGAAAGATCGCTACGTGTTTCATCGAGTTCGCTACATGTTCGCTACCGCATAACCGAGTTCGCTACTTATCATAACCCAGTTCGCTACATGTACCTGGTTGAAAATTAAAGACTGTGCAGGAGAAGTTGTCGTACCATTCACTCGGCACAACTTTGTTTAACGTTGTGTCGCATTGTAACGCCGAGATTCGCATCAAATTACAACTTCATGTTGCAAATGTGGCTTTCTAAAATAGCTTATACCTACCGCTGGATGTTGTAGCTTGAAAGTTTAATCCTGTAGGGGTAGCATCCGAAAGCTTCTCGAAGAATTTCGGTTTTAGTCGGTTTGAAATCAACAGACTTCATTCAAAAGACTGGAACAATACCGCAATTCAAATGACCACGAACGAAGGACTTGCGAAGGTGTCCTTTTGTTCGCAACATGTGAAtaaactcgaagtaatcactGCAGACATTTTATGTTTTTTGGCTTCTTCGCATTGTATGTAGCTTCAGGTAATGGGTTTACAAATACAAATCAAATCGAGAGCTTTAAAAAGAGATCTTGAACGAGTTGTTTTGATCACGGGACGCCAGaagtagaattttttttttccgctgaGCGGCggccatagttaatagagaggTTGAGCTTGACGCTTACGGCAAACAGCAAAAATGAAACTGTACACACGGCAAAAGTTTAATTTTTTCCGTTTGCCGTTTGctagacccagagtttttgaaggaccattcgccaccccttgtACATGGAACATAGAGCGAGATCAATAGGGAGGGACCCTCACAGGTTcatcatttctttgctgttttcaAAAGAAGTCCCTGACACAGTTTTCCAATATTCATTCCATACGTGTAAATCTTTAATGAgactattttttttccttctagaAAGCTGTGCCTATGAAGGACTTTTTTGAAGAAGGTTTAAATTCACTAAGATCAATGCCATCTTCCCGCAATGCTCAACTAGCATGCCAGCAATTGAAGGATTTTTTCAGTCGAGATTCTGGTTCAGTAGCAGCTAAGCTGAACAAAATCTGCAAGACAGAAAAAGAATTCAATTGCATCGTCGCTACAGAAGTTTTAATACCTCTCTCATCTGGCTACTGTTTAATAAACCAAAAGACTTCTGATGTTAAGGACGAGAGATTAAAACTGCCAAGGGAAGGTGGAGTGGAAGGACTTGTGATAGGTGAGAAAATTTTGCTTCCATCAAATAATAAATTAAGGCATTTCATTATCTCATTGCCAGAGCTCACATGGCTCTTGTTCAGTGCCAATGCTCTGAACTTACAATGTAGCTGACCAAAAAGGAATGAGATTGGGTGTTACAAGACTACTGCCGGGGTTGCAAAGAAAAGAACTGAGTGGTACTGTTTTCCATAATTGCAGTAATTCCAAATTTTAAATGTTGACAGAATTTTGCTGTTATTTACAGGTTTTCCAAACGGTTATTATGGGGAGGCAGATATGGTTATTGTCCCAGCGTATGATGAATCAAGAACAGGTGTGATGCCAATAGAAACCCCTTACACTTTTTGTCCCTAATAGTACATACATTTCCGTGCAAAATATGAATGTACATGTGTAATGACTCTTGTACCGTACTGTATGGTACAAGACTAACACGTGGTAAATTAAATGTTTCGTGgagcgttttccatttaccaaaaaATTCCGGAAATCCCgtttgggatgtaaatggaacacgaCTTTTTGGCTCGTTCCACTGGAAATTATTCGGAATAAACAGAATTTCTGAAAAGGAAGTCCCATTTTCCTCAAAACTTCCCAATGGAATTTGTGTTCCATTTACAGATTTCTCGTCTTTATCACCAGTTCAATACCTTACGCGGTCTTTTAAGCGGCCAGGCCTCCCTGGGCTCCCTTGAATGGAACTTTTTCAATGCAACAATTTTTTGCGCTGTGAGCTTCTGGTAAGCATTAAGTTTGGAATTGAAATGTGCTAGTTCAAACCAACCATTATGGCTCTCTCCATGATGGAAAGTTAAAAAATGGTCTGTGATTGGACAAGCCTGAAAAGGAGGagttcctgaaagtggtttctTTGGGGGGAACGTTGTGTAATATCCCAAAACATTGTTGCAGTGGAGACAAATATTTAGTGTTTGTGAATGGAACTGTACATCTGTCACTTAATTTTGCAATCATAATCCATCTGAAGCATTCTCGATTCTTAGATCAAAGTTGTCAGATATGGAGTGTGGACTGGACTTTGTTAACTCTAAATTAGGCTTTTACTTTGTGTAGAAGACACAGATaacgtaacaaaagctttagaGGTCTTTGGTGCTTtcgaatttttcacaatttttgttctattgttttacttCTGTCTTTTACACAAAGTAAATGCCGATTTAAGATCTGGAACTTCCACTCCACAGTGAAGGTGGAGGAAGGTCACTCAAGTGATTCCAAAATTACAATGTAAGACCCTAGACTACCACTGACAATGATAACAATAGATATTTTAGGTGACTTTATGTAATGTTATTCTACTAGTTCTGGTTTCTGCACCAGTGGAAAAACAGCCAAGGCTTGACGGTAAGTTCTGAGTTATCTGCAAATAGTGTAAGGTGTTTTCGAGCTATTGTTTTGTTAATGTAACTGGATCTCTTGAAACACAAATCTGTGTGGATTTACTAAAATTTTCAGCTTGACTCCTAAGTTGAATGAAAGGCACTTTGAAGTCTATAAATGGCTGCACACTACACTTGGTTTTCTGAGGCACAAATGTTTTAAGTCCGCCCTGCCAGGGCCACCATACTAAAGATAGCGGTGGATAAGGACgttgtagctttca contains these protein-coding regions:
- the LOC137992222 gene encoding uncharacterized protein; translation: MADEVFRRTLTQFSTMSPSFFPIKLKEKSFPVVGCSFSHTPFLLDYYYLDPSSVKAVPMKDFFEEGLNSLRSMPSSRNAQLACQQLKDFFSRDSGSVAAKLNKICKTEKEFNCIVATEVLIPLSSGYCLINQKTSDVKDERLKLPREGGVEGLVIGFPNGYYGEADMVIVPAYDESRTVLVSAPVEKQPRLDEEENSTSETDYGSPGKAVVEGKEGVQDSLSQMSQCVATVITFAQIQLKRHPEISYPIPMLKADPGGVVVLAYDYRSDLLMISHRLPWTQFGFFVVWLVLHYSLFPPKVSSGVEDFCSGYSAMSNDVSLGDPWYLKSTDVYSHSKKLFSFQHMSSYTDLMPGP